One Burkholderia pyrrocinia DNA segment encodes these proteins:
- the hpnD gene encoding presqualene diphosphate synthase HpnD: MAVSNSVVDEQETDAAAVTSGSSFYLAMRILPAVQRDAMFQVYAFCRAVDDIADSDLPRAERNAGLDRWRADIDACFAGRPPRHLAALDREIRAFNLQRDDFHAMIDGMAMDAVEDICAPDEPTLDLFCDRVASAAGRLSVRIFGMPEAEGIKLSHHLGRALQLTNILRDIDDDAAINRCYLPRELLAREGIAITDPATIVRNPALPRVCATLVERALEHFRQADAVMDTCPRAQVKAPRIMSGAYRCILDAAIARGFAAPRAPLRKPKARMLMIAARYALF, encoded by the coding sequence TTGGCCGTTTCCAATTCCGTCGTGGACGAACAAGAAACCGACGCCGCTGCCGTCACATCGGGCAGTTCTTTCTATCTTGCGATGCGCATCCTGCCGGCGGTGCAGCGCGATGCGATGTTCCAGGTCTATGCGTTCTGCCGCGCTGTCGACGATATCGCCGACAGCGACCTGCCGCGCGCCGAGCGCAACGCGGGCCTCGATCGCTGGCGCGCGGACATCGACGCGTGCTTCGCGGGCCGCCCGCCGCGCCATCTGGCCGCGCTGGATCGCGAGATCCGCGCATTCAACCTGCAGCGCGACGATTTCCACGCGATGATCGACGGGATGGCGATGGACGCGGTGGAAGACATCTGCGCGCCCGACGAGCCGACGCTCGACCTCTTCTGCGATCGCGTGGCGAGCGCGGCCGGCCGGCTGTCGGTGAGGATTTTCGGGATGCCGGAAGCCGAAGGGATCAAGCTGTCGCACCACCTCGGCCGCGCGCTGCAACTGACGAACATCCTGCGCGACATCGACGACGACGCGGCGATCAACCGCTGCTATCTGCCGCGCGAGCTGCTCGCACGCGAAGGCATCGCGATCACCGATCCGGCGACGATCGTCCGCAATCCGGCGCTGCCGCGCGTGTGCGCGACGCTCGTCGAGCGCGCGCTCGAGCACTTCCGGCAGGCCGACGCGGTGATGGATACCTGCCCGCGTGCGCAGGTGAAGGCGCCGCGCATCATGTCGGGCGCATATCGCTGCATTCTCGACGCCGCGATCGCACGCGGCTTCGCCGCCCCGCGCGCCCCGCTGCGCAAGCCGAAAGCGCGCATGCTGATGATCGCCGCGCGCTACGCGCTGTTCTGA